The following DNA comes from Brevinema andersonii.
AACACGTATTGCTGAAACAGCATCAGGAATGCTCAATGCTATCGGACTGAAAAATCCAGGTATTGATGAATTCGAACGACAGATTCTACCGGCTCTTGAAGATTCCATTAAAAATACTATGATTATTGCCAATATCAATGGAAAAACTATCGAAGAATACGAGCAAATAGCCCAACGAGCCAATGATTGGCATAAAATCGATGCGATAGAATTAAATATTTCTTGTCCCAATGTTAAAGAAGGTAGAATGGCATTTGGAACACAGCCAAAAACTGCAGCAGAAATTACTTCACGTATCAAAAAAATCCTTCATACAAAACTATTAGTTGTCAAACTATCTCCTAACGTCGTGGATATCTGTGCCGTAGCACAAGTAGTTGAAGACGCAGGAGCAGATGCTTTATCTCTGACCAATACTATTTTAGGTATGCGAATCGATATCCATTCTCGTCGACCTATTTTGGGCAATATTTTTGGTGGACTCTCAGGTTCTGCTGTCAAACCTATTGCTTTGTGTATAGTTTAGCAAGTTCGCCAAAAAAGTACGCTGCCCATTTTAGCAGGAGGAGACATTTCTAATGCAGAAGACGGATTAGAATTTTTGATGGCAGGAGCTAATGCTTTATCGATAGGAACAGCTTTTTTCAGTAATCCGTTGGTCACACAGGAAATCATCGAACAACTCGAAAAATACTGTATTAAACATAAAATCAACAATATAAATTCTATTTTAGGTTCAGCTCATCTAACAATTCAAGGAGAAATTCATGAATAATCAAGAACGATTAATTGTTGCTTTGGACCGCTACTCAACAGAAACTGCCATACAATTACTTGATGAACTAG
Coding sequences within:
- a CDS encoding orotidine 5'-phosphate decarboxylase / HUMPS family protein gives rise to the protein MNNQERLIVALDRYSTETAIQLLDELEDSIIFYKVGLELLLNTRGNIL